Within Deinococcus roseus, the genomic segment GGCAGGGGAGATGTTGACTGCAGAACTGACGGTGGTCCAGTTTTGCCACCCTCCGGTTCCAGCGACCGTCACCTTGCCCAGCAGCGTTCCGGTGCTGGAGTTTTCGTGTACTTCAATGGTGCCGCCACTGGAAGCACTGGCCACCCGGAATTGCATTTTCACGGCTGGGGCACTGAAATTCACGGTGTTGAAGGTGAGGGTGTCTCCGGGATCGATGTAACCCACATTCTGACCTCCACCGGTGTCGGTGGTGGTTTCTTTCTGGGTGCCAGTCTGGCTGTCGTGGCTTTCGGCTTCAATCTGGCCAAACGCATCCCAGGTGGCCTGCCGGGCAACCGCCTGGGTGGGTGGCTGGGTGCAGGCACTCAGGGTGGCAGCCGTCAGCAGCAGGATGGACAGTTTGCGGGTCTGGGTCATGGCTCTCCTTGATGGTGTGGTGCAATGTTGTGAATGGCTTTCCCCTGGAACAGCCAGAGCATGAATTTCTGGGATCCGGGTGCAAACTTTTGAGGCAGGTCTGGATTCAGCTCTGCTGGTGTGGGTTTGAAGGGAAGGCTGGGTATATATTAACTTTGTTTATTAATAAATTCAAGTCAGGGGAATCCCGCAGCAGGGTCTCAACAATCCAGACCCAAAAAAGCACCAGCCGGTACTGGGCTGGTACGTTGCTGTTCAAAGTCTGCTTCAGAAGGCCTGTCTGGATCTGGCTCCTTCATGACTGCCTTTTTCCTTGTTGTTGATGCCTTCAAGCATCTCAAAGAAACGGGTGATCTGTTGCCCGGATTCTTGCAGCAGCTGGTCTTTTTTGGACCTCAGCATCAGTTTGGCCAGGGCAGGACCTTGCAGGGTGACCTCCTGCTCGATTTCCACGCCCTCACCCTGCACATGCAGGGAACGTTTGATCAAGAGCTGGGTGCCTTGCAGATAAGGGACGGCCAGAACAAAGTTTTCCAGCATGTGGCAGGCCACCACTTCAAAAGCCACGGCTTTGCCATCTTTGTAGGTCAGGGTGCCTTTGACGTGCTGACGGAAGGGTCCAGAAAGTTCTGCACTCTGCAGGGTGGGATCCCACGTAGGCCAGTGTTTGGGATTGGTCCAGAGTTGCCAGACGGCCTGTGCAGATGCGGTGGTGGTGGCGCTGTAGGTGCTGATGTTCATGGTGCTCCTTCACTGGCCATTGCTGGTCCTGGGTTGGCTGTGTGCAAGAAGAGGTCAGAAGAATTTGACCAGGGCACGCAGGGGAAAGCTGACTGAAACGAACAGTTTGCCAGGATCAGTGGATGCAGGCAGAATAGCAGGCAAACCCTCTCTGAATTATTACAGCGAAAAGCGCTTTCAGACGATACAAATGCTTTACAGAACTGTTTTTGAGCAGGAAATGTGCTTTGTGGTTGTTGCTTTCAATTGTTCTCTGAAAAGACAAATGCCAGAAAAAGGATTTCCAGAACGATGTAATTCAACAAGAAGGCCTGGGGTTTTGCTGGAGCAGGTGGGCAAAAACGTCAAATGGTCATGGAATCGATTGCGTAAAACGTTTCCAGTGAATTCATCGCGTAAAAATCACCCCTGCTTATTCCTCCACGATCAGGCGGTGCTGCTGCAAAATGCGGTTCAGGCCACTGGCCCGCGCGTTGGGAATCAGGCACATCCAGCCCGACTCAAACCCACCCTGCTTTTGCAGCACATACAGGGTGTGCACCTCACCCACAGCGGCTTTGCGCAGAATGGCAGATTCCAGGGCAAAAGGATAACGGTAAGCCCCCAGGTGGGCATAAGCAGACAGATCGACTTCAAAAAAGCGGGCAGCCTGGTCCAGATTGGAGGTGCCAAAAGGCATCTCCTGGGGGCCATAAGCATAATACAAATCTGAAATCGAGCACAGCTGTTGTGCTGCCAGCGGAGAAACACTGAAAATGTGTCGGGTGGGCAGAGGAACCACAAAGCCCTCTCCATCCCCATAAAGTGGGGTGTTGAAATGGTGCATGGCTGGATTTTAAAGGACCAAGCTGAAGTGAAGAAGCATCAGGGATTCCCCTGATGTCCTGCATCTCCCTTCACCACCCGTATTTTTGCTTGATTTGCCGCCATTGCTTCTTCAAGAAAGCTTCCACAGGATGGGTCCAGGCCCCTCCCACGGTTCCGGCCCTCAAGGCAGAAATCAAATCCTCCGGGGTGTGCACCGGACGCAGGGGGGTTTCCACCCAGGCTTCCCCGATGTCCTGAATGGTGTGGGCATCAGAGCCTGCACACTGGGGCAGATTGCGTTCGTTGGCCCACACCACCGCAGCGGCATTGTAACGCCTTCTGGACAGCCGGGAATTGAAGGTTTCCACAATGTCAATGGAATCTGCAATGCGCATGGTGGCTTCAGGACGCAAACGGTAGCGTTTCAATGGATCGAAGCCATGCTGCAGCATCACCAGACCACCCTGGGCCTTGATTTCCTTTACGGTTTCTTCTGGCGTGAGGCCTG encodes:
- a CDS encoding SRPBCC family protein yields the protein MNISTYSATTTASAQAVWQLWTNPKHWPTWDPTLQSAELSGPFRQHVKGTLTYKDGKAVAFEVVACHMLENFVLAVPYLQGTQLLIKRSLHVQGEGVEIEQEVTLQGPALAKLMLRSKKDQLLQESGQQITRFFEMLEGINNKEKGSHEGARSRQAF
- a CDS encoding PHP-associated domain-containing protein yields the protein MSKITSEPTPPNIPFTNSSRPRPTIDPVYREGVPVMRIDLHCHSEASHDCKTPLKLMPGACLTGNIRVLAVTDHDQVWGGLELQKIVKEEGLDQDFWVIPGEEVTTSEGELNALFLKERIPPGLTPEETVKEIKAQGGLVMLQHGFDPLKRYRLRPEATMRIADSIDIVETFNSRLSRRRYNAAAVVWANERNLPQCAGSDAHTIQDIGEAWVETPLRPVHTPEDLISALRAGTVGGAWTHPVEAFLKKQWRQIKQKYGW